The Variovorax sp. S12S4 genome includes the window ACCTGGCTTGGAGGCCAATTGCGCTGCGGCCGGCATGCAGGCTGCGGCGGTTGCTACCAGAAACGTAGCTAAATGAAAGCGGGAGAGGATCATGCCGATCAGTCGGAGCGGGCGGGCGGTGCGAAGTTCCGGGCAGTATGGGCGCTCAAGCGGCCCAGCCCAGCACCACGCGGCGGCTGTTGGCGCTCTTTTTCTCGATCTTGGTGACCATCACCGCGCCAATCTCGGCAGTGTTTGCAACATGCGTGCCGCCGCAAGGCTGAAAGTCGATCTGCGCCTCGCCCTCACCGCCGATGCGAATGGTGCGCACCGTGCCCGTGCCGCGCGGCGGCTGCACGCTCATGCTCTTCACCAGCGCCGGGTTGGCGTCGAGCTCTTCGTCGGTGATGGCGCCCACGGTCAGCGGATGGGCCGCTCGCACCAGCCGCGCGAGGCCGGCGGTCAGCGCTTCCTTGTCGAGCGGGTCGGTCATGTGGAAGTCGATGCGCGCGTAGTCGGGCGTGATCGAGCAGCCGTTCACGGGCACCGGCACCAGGTGGCACAGCAGGTGGCTGGCGGTGTGAAAGCGCATCAGCCGGTGGCGGCGCTCCCAGTCGAGGCGCGCGGTGACTGTATCGCCCGGCTTCAAGGCAGCCAGCAGTTCGGCCTGTTCGGGCGCGGGCACGTGAACGAATTCGCTGGTGGCCTGGCCTTCTTCATTCTTGGCCTTGCGGGTGTCGGCGATGACGACTTCCCGGCCGTCCGCCAGCGCCAGCACGCCCGCGTCGCCGGCCTGTCCGCCGCCGAGCGGATAGAACACGGTACGGTCCAGCACGATGCCGGAGTCGTCGATGCGCAGGATGCGGGCTTCGCAGGCGCGCAGGTACGCGTCGGCGCGGAACAGGTCGTCGGTCATGCGGCGATGGTAGCGGCGATGCGTGAATGAGGTGCGCCCACGCCAAAAAGCGCCCATGACCGACAGTCCCCGCGGGTGCCGTCCGCATGATCTGTCCGGATGCGGCCTGGTTGCCGCAAACAACCAAGGAGAGCGAATGAAGGTCCCTGGCATCGCCGTTTCCTCGCTGGCCTCCAAGGCCACTGTGACCGCAGCAGTCGCCGCCGCGCTGGCGCTGGCCGGCTGCGGTGAAACCGCCAAGGTGGCGCCCGAAGCCACCGTCGGGCCGCGCCCGCAGTTGGCCGAGCCCAACAAGACGCTGATTCCCACCGTCAACGTGGCCACCGCCGTGGGCTGGGCCGATGCCGCCGCCCCGAAGCCCGCCACGGGCTTGCGCGTGCAGGCGCTGGCGCGCGGGCTGGACCATCCGCGCTGGGTGTACACCCTGCCCAACGGCGACGTGCTGGTGGCCGAAAGCAACAAGCCCCCAAACCGGAAGGCGCCGACAGCAACAGCGGCCCCATGGGCAAGATCCGCAAATGGGTCATGGACAAGGTCATGAGCCGTGCCGGTGCCGGCGTGCCCAGCCCCAACCGCATCACGCTGCTGCGCGATGCCGACGGAGACGGCGCCGCCGAAGTGAAGCAGGTGTTCCTGTCGAACCTGAGCTCGCCGTTCGGCATGGCGCTGGTCGGCAATGAGCTTTTCATTGCCAACGCCGATGCGCTGGTCAAGGTGCCGTACACCGAAGGCCAGACCGCGGCGAGCGCTGCGCCCACAGTGGTGACGCCGCTGCCCGCGGGCATCAACCACCACTGGACCAAGAACGTGATTGCCAATGCGGAGGGCACCAAGCTCT containing:
- a CDS encoding alanyl-tRNA editing protein → MTDDLFRADAYLRACEARILRIDDSGIVLDRTVFYPLGGGQAGDAGVLALADGREVVIADTRKAKNEEGQATSEFVHVPAPEQAELLAALKPGDTVTARLDWERRHRLMRFHTASHLLCHLVPVPVNGCSITPDYARIDFHMTDPLDKEALTAGLARLVRAAHPLTVGAITDEELDANPALVKSMSVQPPRGTGTVRTIRIGGEGEAQIDFQPCGGTHVANTAEIGAVMVTKIEKKSANSRRVVLGWAA